A window from Engraulis encrasicolus isolate BLACKSEA-1 chromosome 11, IST_EnEncr_1.0, whole genome shotgun sequence encodes these proteins:
- the LOC134458280 gene encoding transmembrane protein 250, with amino-acid sequence MPVIPIPRRVRSFHGPHTTCMHSACGPAHTAQLVRSKYNSFDLYLKSRWMYGFVRFLLYFGCSLFTSLLWVALSAVFCLQYVGVRVFLRLQYKLSIILLLLGHQRLDFSLLNDLFIYSMHVTMFLVGGLGWCFMVFVDM; translated from the coding sequence ATGCCTGTGATCCCCATCCCCCGGCGGGTTCGCTCCTTCCACGGCCCCCACACCACCTGCATGCACTCGGCCTGCGGGCCCGCGCACACGGCCCAGCTGGTGCGCTCCAAGTACAACAGCTTCGACCTCTACCTCAAGTCGCGCTGGATGTACGGCTTCGTCCGCTTCCTGCTCTACTTCGGCTGCAGCCTGTTCACCTCGCTCCTGTGGGTGGCGCTGTCCGCCGTCTTCTGCCTGCAGTACGTGGGCGTGCGCGTCTTCCTGCGCCTGCAGTACAAGCTGTCCATcatcctgctgctgctgggccacCAGCGCCTGGACTTCAGCCTGCTCAACGACCTGTTCATCTACAGCATGCACGTCACCATGTTCCTGGTGGGGGGCCTGGGCTGGTGCTTCATGGTCTTCGTGGACATGTAG